A single genomic interval of Oryza sativa Japonica Group chromosome 7, ASM3414082v1 harbors:
- the LOC107278350 gene encoding uncharacterized protein, translated as MEPFKGNFSNLLNQGSSSQATNSEAQNSLSTQFPTSYPQNFRPSFLQNFHPFGPPSNYQPYRHPPIFQGAQQQEYYGQPTPGSLEGFQLQENLVHSFNQAFGFAANRSQFASPCHTRHNEKEVVEVEEASDSSEEGRRGTRINWTEDDNIRLMSSWLNNSVDPIKGNDKKSEQYWKAVAREFNSNMPSNGNKRNPKQCRTHWDNVKRDVTKFCGFYSKARTTFTSGYSDDMIMEKACEWYKKHNNQKPFTLEYMWKDLKDQPKWRRVLEESSHNKRNKISESGAYTSSSNQDTEEETERKEKRPEGQKAAKQRQKGKGAPSPLGDKPSQNMVLFHEAITTKAAALLKAAEATLIGAEAKKEKAIAKKEKARAEKYQMYLKLMEKDTSTFSEAKLKRHENVLDQLARELAEE; from the exons ATGGAGCCTTTCAAAGGAAACTTCTCAAACCTCCTCAACCAAGGTTCCTCAAGCCAAGCAACAAATAGTGAGGCCCAAAACTCCCTTTCTACCCAATTTCCCACAAGTTATCCCCAAAACTTCAGACCTAGTTTTCTCCAAAATTTCCATCCTTTTGGTCCTCCAAGCAACTACCAACCATATCGACACCCTCCAATCTTTCAAGGTGCTCAGCAACAAGAATATTATGGGCAACCTACTCCAGGAAGCTTGGAAGGTTTTCAACTTCAAGAAAATCTGGTGCACTCATTTAACCAAGCATTTGGATTTGCAGCCAATAGATCACAGTTTG CTTCTCCATGTCATACAAGACATAATGAGAAAGAAGTAGTTGAGGTTGAAGAGGCAAGTGATAGCagtgaagaaggaagaagagggacACGCATCAATTGGACTGAAGATGACAATATACGACTAATGAGTTCTTGGTTGAACAATTCAGTTGATCCCATCAAAGGCAATGACAAGAAATCAGAACAATATTGGAAGGCTGTAGCTAGAGAGTTCAACAGCAATATGCCTAGTAATGGGAACAAAAGGAACCCCAAGCAATGCAGAACACATTGGGACAATGTCAAGAGAGATGTCACTAAGTTCTGTGGATTTTATTCTAAAGCTAGAACTACTTTCACAAGTGGGTATTCTGATGATATGATAATGGAGAAAGCCTGTGAATGGTACAAAAAGCACAACAACCAAAAACCTTTCACCTTGGAGTATATGTGGAAAGATCTTAAAGATCAACCTAAATGGCGTAGAGTCCTTGAAGAGAGTAGCCATAATAAGAGGAACAAGATTTCTGAATCAGGAGCATATACTTCATCGTCGAACCAAGACACAGAGGAGGAAACAGAGCGCAAAGAGAAGCGCCCTGAGGGGCAGAAGGCAGCAAAACAGAGGCAAAAAGGAAAAGGTGCACCATCACCTTTAGGGGATAAGCCAAGTCAAAATATGGTTCTCTTTCACGAAGCTATTACAACTAAAGCAGCAGCATTGCTAAAGGCAGCAGAAGCAACACTGATTGGAGCAGAAGCAAAAAAAGAGAAGGCGATTGCAAAAAAAGAGAAGGCAAGGGCAGAAAAATACCAAATGTATTTAAAACTGATGGAGAAGGATACATCAACCTTTAGTGAAGCAAAACTGAAGAGACATGAAAATGTGTTGGACCAATTAGCTAGAGAACTTGCTGAGG